One stretch of Xanthomonas sp. DAR 35659 DNA includes these proteins:
- a CDS encoding calcineurin-like phosphoesterase C-terminal domain-containing protein yields MSLRAVVLTCLSIAAVPALAQTATITGSVYQERDGHAGRGSGERGVAGVQVSDGVRIVRTDAQGRYRLEVEPGRTVFVIKPDGYAFASAGNGLPEYWRHYAPAGSPKLKYAGIAPTAGATDQWDFALRAQPKADSTDVLVFTDTQTASATDVGYYARNIVAPLLGKTQARLGTTLGDVVSDDLSLYPALNAETAKLGVPWFHVPGNHDLNIDAADDADSLSSWRAVYGPDTYAVEEGGASFVFLDDVVYQPKQQPDYVGGLREDQFAFLRTYLATLPKDRLLVLGMHIPLFDAAPGKESFRHADRARLFALLQEFPHVLVLSGHSHTQRHYYHDADDGWRGAQPLHEYNVGAACGAFWSGVKDADGIPAATMADGTPNGYARLTVKRGGDYALAYHAARADEDVAMTVHAPKVLRRGAYPAWAVYANVFMGQDDSRVEYRIDDGAWKPMRRVQQPDPDLLAENARDDAAETLRGYDRSPEAIPSQHLWRGTLPTDLGVGAHRIDVRFVDRWRGEQRATTGYRLQDAAP; encoded by the coding sequence ATGTCGTTGCGTGCCGTAGTGCTCACCTGCCTGTCGATCGCCGCAGTGCCCGCGCTGGCGCAGACGGCGACGATCACCGGCAGCGTCTACCAGGAGCGCGACGGCCATGCCGGCCGCGGCAGCGGCGAGCGCGGCGTGGCCGGCGTGCAGGTCTCCGACGGTGTGCGGATCGTGCGCACCGATGCGCAGGGGCGCTATCGCCTGGAGGTGGAGCCGGGGCGCACGGTGTTCGTGATCAAGCCCGATGGCTATGCCTTCGCCAGCGCCGGCAACGGCTTGCCGGAGTACTGGCGGCATTACGCGCCGGCCGGGTCGCCCAAGCTGAAATACGCGGGCATCGCGCCGACGGCCGGCGCCACCGACCAATGGGATTTCGCGCTGCGCGCGCAGCCCAAGGCGGACAGCACCGACGTGCTGGTGTTCACCGACACCCAGACCGCCTCGGCGACCGACGTCGGCTATTACGCGCGCAACATCGTCGCGCCGTTGCTGGGCAAGACCCAGGCGCGCCTGGGCACCACCCTGGGCGATGTGGTCAGCGACGACCTCTCGCTGTATCCGGCCTTGAACGCCGAGACCGCCAAGCTCGGCGTGCCCTGGTTCCATGTGCCCGGCAACCACGACCTGAACATCGATGCGGCCGACGACGCGGACTCGCTGTCGAGCTGGCGCGCGGTCTACGGCCCGGACACCTACGCGGTGGAAGAGGGCGGCGCCAGCTTCGTGTTCCTCGACGACGTGGTCTACCAGCCCAAGCAGCAGCCGGACTACGTCGGCGGCCTGCGCGAGGACCAGTTCGCGTTCCTGCGGACCTACCTGGCGACCCTGCCGAAGGACCGGCTGCTGGTGCTGGGCATGCACATCCCGCTGTTCGATGCGGCGCCGGGCAAGGAGAGCTTCCGCCATGCCGACCGCGCGCGCCTGTTCGCGCTGCTGCAGGAATTCCCGCATGTGCTGGTGCTCAGCGGCCACAGCCACACCCAGCGCCACTACTATCACGATGCCGACGACGGCTGGCGTGGCGCGCAGCCCTTGCACGAATACAACGTGGGCGCGGCGTGCGGCGCGTTCTGGTCCGGGGTCAAGGACGCCGATGGCATTCCCGCGGCGACGATGGCCGATGGCACCCCGAATGGGTATGCGCGGCTGACTGTCAAGCGCGGCGGCGACTATGCGCTGGCCTATCACGCCGCGCGCGCCGACGAGGACGTGGCGATGACCGTGCACGCGCCCAAGGTGCTGCGCCGCGGCGCCTATCCGGCCTGGGCGGTGTACGCGAACGTGTTCATGGGCCAGGACGACAGCCGCGTGGAGTACCGCATCGACGACGGCGCCTGGAAGCCGATGCGCCGGGTGCAGCAGCCGGATCCGGACCTGCTCGCCGAGAATGCGCGCGACGACGCCGCCGAAACGCTGCGCGGCTATGACCGCTCGCCGGAAGCGATCCCGTCGCAGCACCTGTGGCGCGGCACCTTGCCGACCGATCTGGGCGTTGGTGCGCATCGCATCGACGTGCGCTTCGTCGACCGCTGGCGCGGCGAGCAACGCGCGACCACCGGTTATCGCCTGCAGGACGCCGCGCCCTGA
- the hisIE gene encoding bifunctional phosphoribosyl-AMP cyclohydrolase/phosphoribosyl-ATP diphosphatase HisIE: MAHEHTHGAEVADAALDWAKGDGLLPVVVQDAATLRVLMLGYMNAEALAATRASGKVTFYSRSKQRLWTKGESSGNTLELVAIETDCDRDTLLVTAHPRGPTCHLGRDSCFSQAPGQFLGALDRLVEQRERERPLGSYTTQLFENGVRRIAQKVGEEGVETALAGVAQDDAALLGEAADLLYHLTVLLRARGLGLADAVAVLEARHA, translated from the coding sequence ATGGCGCATGAACACACGCACGGCGCCGAGGTCGCGGATGCGGCGCTGGATTGGGCCAAGGGTGATGGCCTGCTGCCGGTGGTGGTGCAGGACGCGGCCACGCTGCGCGTGCTGATGCTCGGCTATATGAATGCCGAAGCGCTGGCCGCGACCCGCGCCAGCGGCAAGGTCACCTTCTACAGCCGCAGCAAGCAGCGCCTGTGGACCAAGGGCGAAAGCTCGGGCAATACGCTGGAGCTGGTGGCGATCGAGACCGACTGCGACCGCGACACCTTGCTGGTCACCGCGCATCCGCGCGGGCCGACTTGCCACCTCGGCCGCGACAGTTGCTTCTCGCAGGCGCCGGGCCAGTTCCTGGGCGCGCTCGACCGCCTGGTCGAACAGCGCGAGCGCGAGCGGCCGTTGGGCAGCTACACCACGCAACTGTTCGAGAACGGCGTCCGCCGCATCGCGCAGAAGGTGGGCGAGGAGGGCGTGGAAACCGCCCTGGCCGGGGTGGCGCAGGACGATGCGGCACTGCTCGGCGAAGCCGCCGACCTGCTGTACCACCTGACCGTGCTGCTGCGCGCGCGCGGCCTGGGCCTGGCCGACGCGGTCGCGGTGCTGGAAGCGCGCCACGCATAG
- the hisF gene encoding imidazole glycerol phosphate synthase subunit HisF: protein MLSRRIIPCLDVRDGRVVKGVKFRDHVDMGDIVDLALRYRDQGADELVFYDIGASPQGRSVDYAWVERVARLIDIPFCVAGGIRDVATARAVLHAGADKISINSPALERPALIAELAEAFGVQCVVVGIDSIREDDGQWRVRRFTGDPDKTQALRVRTVDWVVEAQQLGAGEIVLNCMDNDGVRRGYDIAQLYAVRALCKVPLIASGGAGEPQHFADVFEQADVDGALAASVFHSGAIPIPELKRFLRQRQIEVRDGA, encoded by the coding sequence ATGCTGAGCCGGCGCATCATCCCGTGCCTGGACGTGCGCGACGGCCGTGTGGTCAAGGGCGTCAAGTTCCGCGATCACGTCGACATGGGCGACATCGTCGACCTGGCGCTGCGCTACCGCGACCAGGGCGCCGACGAACTGGTGTTCTACGACATCGGCGCCAGCCCGCAAGGCCGCTCGGTGGACTACGCCTGGGTCGAGCGCGTGGCGCGGCTGATCGACATCCCGTTCTGCGTGGCCGGCGGCATCCGCGACGTGGCCACCGCGCGCGCGGTGCTGCATGCCGGCGCCGACAAGATCTCGATCAACTCGCCGGCGCTGGAGCGGCCGGCGCTGATCGCCGAGCTGGCCGAGGCGTTCGGGGTGCAGTGCGTGGTGGTCGGCATCGACTCGATCCGCGAGGACGACGGCCAGTGGCGCGTGCGCCGCTTCACCGGCGACCCGGACAAGACCCAGGCGCTGCGCGTGCGCACCGTGGACTGGGTGGTGGAGGCGCAGCAACTGGGCGCCGGCGAGATCGTGCTCAACTGCATGGACAACGACGGCGTGCGCCGCGGCTACGACATCGCCCAGCTGTACGCGGTGCGCGCCTTGTGCAAGGTGCCGCTGATCGCCTCCGGCGGCGCGGGCGAACCGCAGCACTTCGCCGATGTGTTCGAACAGGCCGACGTGGACGGCGCGCTGGCCGCCAGCGTGTTCCACAGCGGCGCGATTCCGATTCCCGAACTCAAGCGCTTCCTGCGCCAACGACAGATCGAGGTGCGCGATGGCGCATGA
- the hisA gene encoding 1-(5-phosphoribosyl)-5-[(5-phosphoribosylamino)methylideneamino]imidazole-4-carboxamide isomerase: MSFLVYPALDIRDGRVVRLAQGDYARETHYGDDPLPRAQAFAEAGAAWMHLVDLDAARAGGYTLAPLLGRIRAQTGLQVQTGGGVRSRADVQRILDAGATRVVIGSLAVRDRESVLEWLADFGPERITVALDTRQDAQGVWRLPVLGWTETSSLTLEALAVEYAAAGLKHLLCTDIARDGMLSGPNLALYAYLREIAPGVEVQASGGIRDAADVRAAREAGCAGAVLGKALLEGRLRLDEALAC; encoded by the coding sequence ATGAGCTTCCTCGTCTATCCCGCGCTGGACATCCGCGACGGCCGCGTGGTGCGGCTGGCGCAGGGCGACTACGCCCGCGAAACCCACTATGGCGACGATCCGCTGCCGCGCGCGCAGGCCTTCGCCGAGGCCGGCGCGGCCTGGATGCACCTGGTGGACCTGGACGCGGCGCGCGCCGGCGGCTACACCCTGGCGCCGCTGCTGGGCCGGATCCGCGCGCAGACCGGACTGCAGGTGCAGACCGGCGGCGGCGTGCGCTCTCGCGCCGACGTGCAGCGCATCCTGGATGCCGGCGCCACGCGCGTGGTGATCGGCTCGCTGGCGGTGCGCGACCGCGAGTCGGTGCTGGAGTGGCTGGCCGACTTCGGCCCCGAACGCATCACCGTGGCGCTGGACACGCGCCAGGACGCGCAAGGCGTCTGGCGCCTGCCGGTGCTGGGCTGGACCGAGACCTCGTCGCTGACCCTGGAGGCGCTGGCGGTCGAGTACGCCGCGGCCGGACTGAAGCACCTGCTGTGCACCGACATCGCACGCGACGGCATGCTGTCCGGGCCGAACCTGGCGCTGTACGCCTACCTGCGCGAGATCGCGCCGGGCGTGGAGGTACAGGCCTCCGGCGGCATCCGCGACGCGGCCGACGTGCGCGCCGCGCGCGAGGCCGGTTGCGCCGGCGCGGTGCTCGGCAAGGCGCTGCTGGAAGGCCGGCTGCGCCTGGACGAGGCGCTGGCATGCTGA
- the hisH gene encoding imidazole glycerol phosphate synthase subunit HisH, producing MTDVALIDAGGANLGSVRYALERLGVEARLVRDAAGLQGADRVILPGVGAAPHAMARLREQGLIEPLRALQVPLIGICLGMQLLFERSEEGEVDCLGLLTGVVRHMPPALGIRIPHMGWNRLLPMRPSPLLDGVPERASAYFVHGYAAPVTADTVAACDHGGLFTAVVQRGRRCGAQFHPERSASTGARILRNFLETDFP from the coding sequence ATGACCGATGTGGCCCTGATCGATGCCGGCGGCGCCAACCTGGGGTCGGTGCGTTACGCACTCGAACGGTTGGGCGTGGAAGCGCGGCTGGTACGCGACGCGGCAGGCTTGCAGGGCGCGGACCGGGTGATCCTGCCCGGCGTCGGCGCCGCGCCGCACGCGATGGCGCGGCTGCGCGAGCAAGGCCTGATCGAGCCGTTGCGCGCGTTGCAGGTGCCGTTGATCGGCATCTGCCTGGGCATGCAGCTGCTGTTCGAACGTTCCGAGGAAGGCGAGGTCGATTGCCTGGGCCTGCTCACCGGCGTGGTCCGGCACATGCCGCCGGCGTTGGGCATCCGCATCCCGCACATGGGCTGGAACCGGCTGCTGCCGATGCGTCCCTCGCCGCTGCTGGACGGCGTGCCGGAGCGGGCCAGCGCCTACTTCGTGCACGGCTATGCCGCGCCGGTCACCGCCGACACCGTAGCGGCCTGCGATCACGGCGGGTTGTTCACCGCGGTGGTGCAGCGCGGCCGCCGCTGCGGCGCGCAGTTCCATCCCGAGCGCTCGGCGAGCACCGGCGCGCGCATCCTGCGCAACTTCCTCGAGACCGATTTCCCATGA
- the hisB gene encoding bifunctional histidinol-phosphatase/imidazoleglycerol-phosphate dehydratase HisB — translation MTPILFVDRDGTLIEEPADFQIDAYEKLRFVRGVIPAMLKLRDAGYQFVIVTNQDGLGSAAYPQAAFDGPNDLMLQIFESQGIVFREVLIDRSWPADNAPTRKPGTGLMLPYLQDRSIDWARSAMVGDRLTDIQFAENLRIRGFQLKTEQFGGDWDWAGIAHALADAPRRATVQRDTKETRIAVEVDLDLVRDPHCATGLPFFDHMLEQIGKHGGFALDVRADGDLHIDEHHTVEDTGLALGQALRQALGDKRGIGRYGFDPADGPWPAGEAAGRAGFTLPMDETLASAALDFSGRPYFVFEGEFKRERVGDLPTELVPHFFRSLCDASGLNLHLRVHGDNDHHKVEACFKALARALRQALRREGAALPSTKGVL, via the coding sequence ATGACCCCGATCCTGTTCGTGGACCGCGACGGCACCCTGATCGAAGAGCCGGCCGATTTCCAGATCGACGCCTACGAGAAGCTGCGCTTCGTGCGCGGCGTGATCCCGGCCATGCTCAAGCTGCGCGATGCCGGCTACCAGTTCGTCATCGTCACCAACCAGGACGGCCTGGGCAGCGCAGCCTATCCGCAAGCCGCGTTCGACGGCCCCAACGACCTGATGCTGCAGATCTTCGAAAGCCAGGGCATCGTGTTCCGCGAGGTGCTGATCGACCGCAGTTGGCCGGCCGACAATGCGCCCACGCGCAAACCCGGCACCGGCCTGATGCTGCCCTATCTGCAGGATCGCAGCATCGACTGGGCGCGCTCGGCGATGGTCGGCGATCGCCTCACCGACATCCAGTTCGCCGAGAACCTGCGCATCCGCGGCTTCCAGCTCAAGACCGAACAGTTCGGCGGCGACTGGGACTGGGCCGGCATCGCCCACGCACTGGCCGATGCGCCGCGCCGCGCCACCGTGCAGCGCGACACCAAGGAAACCCGGATCGCGGTCGAGGTCGACCTGGACCTGGTGCGCGATCCGCACTGCGCCACCGGCCTGCCGTTCTTCGACCACATGCTCGAGCAGATCGGCAAGCACGGCGGTTTCGCGCTGGACGTGCGCGCCGACGGCGACCTGCACATCGACGAGCACCACACCGTCGAGGACACCGGCCTGGCGCTGGGCCAGGCGCTGCGCCAGGCACTGGGCGACAAGCGCGGCATCGGCCGCTACGGCTTCGACCCGGCCGACGGCCCGTGGCCGGCTGGCGAGGCCGCTGGCCGTGCCGGCTTCACCTTGCCGATGGACGAGACCCTGGCCAGTGCCGCGCTGGATTTCAGCGGGCGCCCGTATTTCGTGTTCGAGGGTGAGTTCAAGCGCGAGCGCGTCGGCGACCTGCCGACAGAACTGGTGCCGCACTTCTTCCGCTCGCTGTGCGACGCGTCCGGATTGAACCTGCACCTGCGCGTGCACGGCGACAACGACCACCACAAGGTCGAGGCCTGCTTCAAGGCCCTGGCGCGGGCCTTGCGCCAGGCGCTGCGCCGCGAGGGCGCGGCCTTGCCGTCCACCAAGGGCGTGCTGTGA
- the hisC gene encoding histidinol-phosphate transaminase — translation MSGANDTPMPGSMLALVRPDLRDFAGYSSARSSALHGEVWLNANESAWANPADRDAGNRRYPDPQPPALRAALASLYACAPEQLLLGRGSDEAIDLLLRALCEPGRDAIVITPPVFGMYAVCARLQNARIVAVPLREDAAGLVTDVDAVVEAALSQMAKLVFLCSPGNPSGAAIPLADIERAAERLHGRALLVVDEAYGEFSDVPSATTLLARHPNLALLRTLSKAHALAAARIGCVIADPALIAVLRRCQAPYPIPAPCTQLALAALQAEPLRQTAARVAEIRRERERMAAALAVLPGVRRVYPSQGNFLLLRFDDAEGAFRALLAAGVVVRDQRAAPSLGDALRITIGTAEQNQRVLGALQAGRAAA, via the coding sequence ATGAGCGGGGCGAACGACACCCCGATGCCGGGCTCGATGCTGGCGCTGGTGCGTCCCGACCTGCGCGATTTCGCCGGCTATTCCTCGGCGCGCAGCAGCGCGCTGCACGGCGAGGTCTGGCTCAACGCCAACGAATCGGCCTGGGCCAATCCCGCCGACCGCGATGCCGGCAACCGCCGCTATCCGGATCCGCAACCGCCGGCGTTGCGCGCGGCGCTGGCATCGCTGTACGCCTGTGCGCCGGAGCAACTGCTGCTCGGCCGCGGCAGCGACGAGGCCATCGACCTGCTGCTGCGCGCGCTGTGCGAGCCGGGCCGCGACGCGATCGTGATCACCCCGCCGGTGTTCGGCATGTATGCGGTCTGCGCGCGGCTGCAGAATGCGCGCATCGTCGCGGTGCCGCTGCGCGAAGATGCTGCCGGCCTGGTCACCGATGTGGATGCGGTGGTGGAAGCGGCGCTGAGCCAGATGGCCAAGCTGGTGTTCCTGTGTTCGCCCGGCAATCCCAGCGGCGCGGCGATCCCGCTGGCGGACATCGAACGCGCCGCCGAGCGCCTGCATGGGCGCGCGCTGCTGGTGGTCGACGAAGCCTATGGCGAATTTTCCGACGTGCCCTCGGCGACCACGCTGCTGGCGCGCCACCCGAACCTGGCGTTGTTGCGCACCCTGTCCAAGGCGCATGCGCTGGCCGCGGCGCGAATCGGTTGCGTGATCGCCGATCCGGCGCTGATCGCGGTCTTGCGCCGCTGCCAGGCGCCGTACCCGATCCCGGCGCCATGCACGCAGTTGGCGCTGGCCGCGCTGCAGGCCGAGCCGTTGCGCCAGACCGCCGCGCGCGTGGCCGAGATCCGCCGCGAGCGCGAGCGCATGGCCGCGGCGCTGGCGGTGCTGCCGGGCGTGCGCCGCGTGTATCCCTCGCAGGGCAACTTCCTGCTGCTGCGCTTCGACGATGCCGAAGGCGCGTTCCGCGCCTTGCTCGCGGCCGGCGTGGTGGTACGCGACCAGCGCGCCGCGCCGAGCCTGGGCGACGCGCTGCGCATCACGATCGGCACCGCGGAGCAGAACCAGCGCGTGCTCGGCGCGCTGCAGGCGGGGAGGGCGGCGGCATGA
- the hisD gene encoding histidinol dehydrogenase, producing MNRLDWNSLDAQARTQALTRPAQTVAAQTRAAVTQLLDDVRGRGDAALREITARFDGVVLQSFEVGADEFAAAEAAVPAVLREAMAQAAARIETFHRAGMAQPYAVETAPGVVCERVVRPIGRVGLYVPAGSAPLPSTALMLCVPAALAGCREVVLCTPPRADGSADPAVLVAAKLSGVDRVFKLGGAQAIAAMGFGTESVPSCDKLFGPGNAYVTEAKQQVAQAGAAAIDMPAGPSEVLVIADVGADAAFVAADLLSQAEHGPDSQVLLLSDSAELIDAVEDEIERQLATLPRAAIARQALAASRLIQVGALEDAFAISNRYAPEHLILALRDPRAWLERVEAAGSVFLGDYTPEALGDYCSGTNHVLPTSGAARAYSGVSVASFQNFVSVQAASRAGIAGIGACAVTMARAEGLDAHANAVALRMEKAA from the coding sequence ATGAACCGACTGGACTGGAATTCGCTCGATGCGCAGGCGCGCACGCAGGCCTTGACCCGGCCGGCGCAGACCGTGGCCGCGCAGACCCGCGCCGCGGTGACGCAGTTGCTGGACGACGTGCGCGGTCGCGGCGACGCGGCATTGCGCGAGATCACCGCGCGGTTCGACGGTGTGGTGCTGCAGAGTTTCGAAGTGGGTGCCGACGAGTTCGCCGCGGCCGAAGCGGCGGTGCCGGCCGTGTTGCGCGAGGCGATGGCGCAGGCCGCGGCGCGGATCGAGACGTTCCACCGTGCCGGCATGGCCCAACCCTATGCGGTGGAAACAGCGCCGGGCGTGGTCTGCGAGCGGGTGGTGCGGCCGATCGGCCGGGTCGGCCTGTACGTGCCGGCCGGCAGCGCGCCGCTGCCGTCCACCGCGCTGATGCTGTGCGTGCCGGCGGCGCTGGCCGGGTGCCGCGAGGTGGTGCTGTGCACGCCGCCGCGCGCCGACGGCTCGGCCGATCCGGCGGTGCTGGTCGCGGCGAAGCTGAGCGGCGTGGACCGCGTGTTCAAGCTCGGCGGCGCGCAGGCGATCGCGGCGATGGGCTTCGGCACCGAGTCGGTGCCGTCGTGCGACAAGCTGTTCGGGCCGGGCAACGCCTATGTGACCGAAGCCAAGCAGCAGGTGGCGCAAGCCGGCGCGGCGGCGATCGACATGCCCGCCGGCCCGTCCGAGGTGCTGGTGATCGCCGATGTCGGCGCCGATGCCGCCTTCGTCGCCGCCGACCTGCTGTCGCAGGCCGAGCACGGCCCGGACTCGCAGGTGCTGCTGCTGTCCGACAGCGCCGAGCTGATCGACGCGGTCGAGGACGAGATCGAACGCCAGTTGGCGACGTTGCCGCGCGCGGCGATCGCGCGCCAGGCCCTGGCTGCATCGCGGCTGATCCAGGTCGGCGCGCTCGAGGATGCCTTCGCGATCAGCAACCGTTATGCGCCCGAGCATCTGATCCTGGCCCTGCGCGACCCGCGCGCCTGGCTGGAACGTGTGGAGGCCGCCGGTTCGGTGTTCCTCGGCGACTACACCCCCGAGGCGCTGGGCGACTATTGCAGCGGCACCAATCACGTGTTGCCGACCAGCGGTGCGGCGCGCGCTTACAGCGGGGTCAGCGTCGCCAGCTTCCAGAATTTCGTCAGCGTGCAGGCGGCCAGCCGCGCCGGCATCGCCGGCATCGGCGCCTGCGCGGTGACCATGGCCCGCGCCGAGGGCCTGGACGCGCACGCCAACGCGGTGGCGCTGCGCATGGAGAAGGCGGCATGA
- the hisG gene encoding ATP phosphoribosyltransferase, whose protein sequence is MSASLAAPARDRLRIAIQKSGRLAEPARALLAACGLSWRESRDKLFCYGESLPVDLLLVRDDDIPGLIADGVCDFGIVGRNELEEQAGERRRNGMPEAYRALRGLNFGQCRLMLAVPDGWEWTGPEQLQGMRIATSYPAVLADWLEARGIDAQVVELSGSVEIAPRLGTADLICDLVSSGATLAANQLKPVETLLESEAVLAGPVREPGDARAGLAAMLLRRLDGVLKLRDSKLLMFRAARDHVAELTRLLPDADPLVQLPGDGDGPLHLQTMCHGAITWQRMEELERAGAQGLMVLTVERSLA, encoded by the coding sequence ATGAGTGCTTCCCTGGCAGCGCCGGCGCGTGACCGGCTGCGTATCGCGATCCAGAAGAGCGGCCGCCTGGCCGAACCGGCGCGCGCGCTGCTGGCGGCCTGCGGGCTGAGCTGGCGCGAAAGCCGCGACAAGCTGTTCTGCTACGGCGAGTCGTTGCCGGTGGACCTGCTGTTGGTGCGCGACGACGACATTCCCGGCCTGATCGCCGATGGCGTGTGCGACTTCGGCATCGTCGGCCGCAACGAACTCGAGGAGCAGGCCGGCGAGCGCCGCCGCAACGGCATGCCCGAGGCCTACCGGGCGCTGCGCGGCCTCAACTTCGGCCAGTGCCGGCTGATGCTGGCGGTGCCCGACGGTTGGGAGTGGACCGGCCCGGAACAGTTGCAGGGCATGCGCATCGCCACCAGCTATCCGGCGGTGCTGGCCGACTGGCTGGAGGCGCGCGGCATCGACGCGCAGGTGGTGGAACTGTCCGGCTCGGTGGAGATCGCGCCGCGCCTGGGCACCGCCGACCTGATCTGCGACCTGGTGTCCAGCGGCGCGACCCTGGCCGCCAACCAGCTCAAGCCGGTGGAAACGCTGCTGGAGAGCGAGGCGGTACTGGCCGGGCCGGTGCGCGAGCCGGGCGACGCCCGCGCCGGACTGGCGGCGATGCTGCTGCGGCGGCTCGACGGCGTGCTCAAGCTGCGCGATAGCAAGCTGCTGATGTTCCGCGCCGCGCGCGACCACGTCGCCGAACTGACCCGCTTGCTGCCCGATGCCGACCCGCTGGTGCAACTGCCGGGCGACGGCGATGGCCCGCTGCACCTGCAGACGATGTGTCATGGCGCGATCACCTGGCAGCGCATGGAGGAACTGGAACGCGCCGGCGCGCAGGGCTTGATGGTGTTGACGGTGGAGCGCTCGCTGGCATGA
- a CDS encoding YerC/YecD family TrpR-related protein, giving the protein MKQRPAPAADREDAWFKALSRALAHLSKPQEVAAFLQDLCTPAELEAMSDRWRVVPLLLKGVPYREIHELTQVSVTTIGRVARTLEYGAGGYATALRRQAARPSDSH; this is encoded by the coding sequence ATGAAACAACGTCCTGCCCCCGCCGCCGATCGCGAAGACGCATGGTTCAAGGCCTTGTCGCGTGCCCTGGCGCACCTGAGCAAGCCGCAGGAAGTCGCCGCGTTCCTGCAGGATCTGTGCACGCCCGCCGAGCTGGAGGCGATGTCCGATCGCTGGCGGGTGGTGCCGCTGCTGCTCAAGGGCGTGCCGTACCGCGAGATCCACGAGCTGACCCAGGTCAGCGTCACCACCATCGGCCGCGTCGCGCGGACCCTGGAATACGGCGCCGGCGGCTATGCCACGGCGTTGCGTCGGCAAGCGGCGCGTCCTTCCGACTCCCACTGA
- the hisS gene encoding histidine--tRNA ligase gives MIKPRTPPGIMELLPREQIAFQRMLDVIRRNYERFGFLPVETPVFELSDVLLTKSGGETERQVYFVQSTGALANAAAADAGGEGGLPELALRFDLTVPLARYVAEHEHELSFPFRRYQMQRVYRGERAQRGRFREFYQCDIDVIGKDALSIRYDAEVLAVIHAVFAELGIGDFAVQLNNRKLMRGFFESLGVAEGERQLAVLREVDKLDKRGADYVRETLVGEGFGIPAEQVQRILDFVAVRSSGHDDALARLQALETDAASSATLREGVAELREVLALVKALGVPETSYCLNFSIARGLDYYTGTVYETMLIDYPQIGSICSGGRYEDLASHYSKSKLPGVGISIGLTRLFWQLREAGLIEGIASSSVQAMVALMDEAKLDDALDIARRLRAGGINTEVQMEPKKVGKQFQYAARAGIRFVVLAGDDELARGVVAVKDLVREQQFEVARDELASTLLVELEQAKVMA, from the coding sequence GTGATCAAGCCCCGTACGCCGCCCGGCATCATGGAGTTGCTGCCGCGCGAGCAGATCGCGTTCCAGCGCATGCTGGACGTCATCCGCCGCAACTACGAGCGGTTCGGGTTCCTGCCGGTGGAAACGCCGGTGTTCGAATTGTCCGACGTGCTGCTGACCAAGTCCGGCGGGGAGACCGAGCGACAGGTGTACTTCGTGCAGTCCACCGGCGCGCTGGCCAACGCCGCGGCGGCCGATGCCGGTGGCGAGGGCGGGCTGCCGGAACTGGCGTTGCGCTTCGACCTGACCGTGCCGCTGGCGCGCTACGTGGCCGAGCACGAGCACGAGCTGAGCTTTCCGTTCCGCCGCTACCAGATGCAGCGCGTGTACCGCGGCGAACGCGCCCAGCGCGGGCGCTTCCGCGAGTTCTACCAGTGCGACATCGACGTCATCGGCAAGGACGCGCTGAGCATCCGCTACGACGCCGAGGTGCTAGCGGTGATCCACGCGGTGTTCGCCGAACTGGGCATCGGCGATTTCGCGGTGCAATTGAACAATCGCAAGCTGATGCGCGGCTTCTTCGAGAGCCTGGGCGTGGCCGAGGGCGAGCGCCAGCTGGCGGTGCTGCGCGAGGTCGACAAGCTGGACAAGCGCGGCGCCGACTACGTGCGCGAGACGCTGGTCGGCGAGGGCTTCGGCATTCCCGCCGAGCAGGTGCAGCGCATCCTCGACTTCGTCGCGGTGCGCTCCAGCGGTCATGACGATGCGCTGGCGCGGCTGCAGGCGCTGGAGACCGATGCGGCGTCCAGCGCGACCCTGCGCGAGGGCGTGGCCGAGCTGCGCGAGGTGCTGGCCCTGGTCAAGGCGCTGGGCGTGCCGGAGACCTCGTACTGCCTGAACTTCTCCATCGCGCGCGGCCTGGACTACTACACCGGAACCGTGTACGAGACCATGCTCATCGACTACCCGCAGATCGGTTCGATCTGCTCGGGCGGCCGCTACGAGGATCTGGCCAGCCACTACAGCAAGTCCAAGCTGCCGGGCGTGGGCATTTCCATCGGCCTGACCCGTCTGTTCTGGCAACTGCGCGAGGCGGGGCTGATCGAGGGTATCGCCTCCAGCAGCGTGCAGGCGATGGTCGCGCTGATGGACGAGGCCAAGCTGGACGACGCGCTGGACATCGCGCGGCGCCTGCGTGCCGGCGGGATCAACACCGAAGTGCAGATGGAGCCGAAGAAGGTCGGCAAGCAGTTCCAGTACGCGGCGCGCGCCGGCATCCGCTTCGTGGTGCTGGCCGGCGACGACGAACTGGCGCGCGGCGTGGTCGCGGTCAAGGACCTGGTGCGAGAGCAGCAGTTCGAGGTCGCCCGCGACGAACTGGCCAGCACCCTGCTGGTGGAACTGGAGCAGGCCAAGGTCATGGCCTGA